The genome window ATATATATCTTCCTGGCATAAAATCGACTTGTACCTGTTTTGAAAAAGTTGACCGTGGCGAGAGTATTTCTTATTGAACCATACCGCGTATCCGGTGAGCAAACGACTCATTAACACAGAAACCGGAATCAATCCGGTTTTTAATAATAAGTGGACGTGGTTTGGCATCAAGACCCATGCAAAGCACTCGGTTTGTGTTTCAGGAATCAAATTATTGAGCCGATTTAAAAAGTTTTTCCGATCATAATCTGATCTGAAAATTTTCTTGCGTTCTATCCCCCTGACAATTATATGATGCAGTGCTCCAGGTGCATCTATTCTCGCTTTTCGTGCCATGTTTAAGATGTATCATATAATGATTTCCAAGTAAAGCATAATATCATAGACGTCCCCTATGCTCCCCCTTGATAGGTTCCCGCTCACGCTCCACCTATCAAGGACGTTGGAGCCGACTGCGATTCTCAGCACTGGCTGAAAAAAAAATGCCTTTTTCAGCCAGTGCCTGCGATTCTCGCGGCTCAACAGCCGCGTTCGCTACCGTCATTCATTACTTTTTGAATAGCTCAGAATGGGAACCAGTTCTTTCTAAATGCAAATCATCGGCTGTGATTCGATAGATGAAGATCCAGTCTGGTTCAATGTAGCAATCGCGGTGGCCTTTCCAGTTTCCAGATAATTGGTGATCTTTATACTTTGGTTCCAACAATTGACCTGTAACCAATTTTTCGATGACAGTCCTTAATTTAGCAAGATTTTTATTTTGTTTTTTGATCCTTTTATAGTCTTTTTTAAATTGAGTTGTGTAATGTAGGTTCAACTATCAAGCTCCTGAAATAATTCATCAACAGAGTCAACTTTATGAAGTTCATTCCCATTTTCAGCGTCTCTAAGTGTTTTAGCTGTAACCTCATTCGGAATCTTTATTTCAAAAGGAATTCCTTTATGTAACGTTATTTGTGAAAGGTACATTGAGATAGCCTCTGACATTGATATATTTAATGTTTTCAATATCATTTTGGCATTTTGTTTTATCTCGGGATCTACACGGGTTTGAATTATTGCTGTTTTTGCCATAGCTTTTTCCTATTTATGAGACTATATGTGTTAACATTATCATTACAATAAATATACATCTTATTTTCAAGATTTCAAGAACTTTTTTATTGCATTGTAATATCAAAAGCTTGAAGCGAACAATTTCATGAACTCCGACCGGGAACTCGGTGCGGCCAATTTCAATAGCTACGTTTGAGTTAAACGTGCCTTTAGCGGCTGCCTTTTTAGTTCCCGGCGGGTTATATCGACGTTGTAAACCTTATCGCAGGCTTAATTTTGAGTTTTATTTTTCACTGTCTGTTTTGTTAACAGCCGTTGCCGGCATTTGCCGGTTATTGCTTTTGCCGGCATTTTTTGTTGCTTTTTTGAACGTCAGCCTCGGCAAGCATTTTATAAGTTTCACTGTTTCAGCACTTGGCGACATCTCGCCTTGCTTTTTGCGGCTTTTTTGGTAAAGTCAGCATCGCATCAACAATCATTGTTGCAGAATGCAGCAAACAGCGGTTTACGCTTTGGCAACCGTTGTTTTTTATTTTCATTATTCCAGCATCCGGTTGCATCTCGTCTCGCTTTCTGTGACTATTTCTCAAGGCGTTGCTTATTGTTTTAACTGGTTATGCTGCAAGCGCCGGCAAACAACGGTGAGTTCGCCAACTTTGTATTATTTGCAAGCGTTTAATTACGCTTTCTCAAATCCGGCTGCTTTACAAAAAGCAGGTCGTCGTATCCGGTAGGGGTTTACAACAAAACACTTCTCGTGCCAAGATAAATCCGAATCGTTGGGATAAGACACAAGGTCTTTGAAACTCGATATTGTTATCAAGTGGGTGCTCGGGAAACGGTTTGTTTCCTTCATTTCTGCAGGGCTTGCTCTGGCATTGATGTTAAGATAGTCCCACCTGACTAAAGACTAACCAGCAGGTCAGTAGCGAAGTCCACAGGTAAACCCGGTAACGGGAGTCTGGAGCTGGACGGAGCAAGATTGCAGGCTCTGTATTGAGCCCCGAAAAATGTATGGTTGTGGTCATTGTGATAATCCTGCTTGCAGGAAAAAGCCGACGCTTTGGAGACAGCGGAAGGCAGCAGTCCTGAATATGCTAAGGCAAGTATTCAGGACACCACCGGGGTCTTAGACCAGGGCATGTACTCAAAGGGGTAGCTCGGGAACTTGGGAGACCCGGATGTTTCCTTGGGTAAAAAGAACGGTAACAGGAAATCCAGCGCAAGCGAAATCCCGGCGTTGCATAGGAATGTCCCGCCTTGCAACGAGTCTGCCATTGGCAGAAACACAAACATTAAAAGACGGGCGATACAAGGTATCAGGGGAGGATAGCGAAGAGCGAACGAACCTGAGATAAACATTCGGAAGTCTTAGCAGATCATAGTACCGATGATTAAGAATTGAACTATCTTGATCGGAAAGGTGGGGAAGTGATGCCCAAGCGACCCACTGCAGGGAAGGTGAAGCAGGGTATAACGTTTTTTTTGGCAGGAATTATGGGAGATACACAGAGGTTACAAACCATATCAACAAAAAACCGAGAAATTGCAAGAACGGTCGCTTGCAATTCCAGACCGATAGAATGGGGACAACCACCGGTGTTAACAGGTGGGTCATCCCTTATCAAAATCGAGCTACTTGCTCAAAATAATCATGAACTGGTATTTACATCAGTAGTCCATCGGATAGACTTTGATTTACTGAAACAATCCTTTCGTAAAATTCGGAAAAGCGAATCTGCAGGAGTGGACAAGGTTACGGCAAAGGAGTATGCCGAAAATCTTGATCAAAACCTCTATAATCTGTATGAACGACTGCGGAGAGGACAGTACGTTGCGTCTCCTGTAAAGCGTATCTGGATAGACAAGGAAGGAGGGGAAAAGCGTCCAATTGGCATACCTGTACTTGAGGATAAAATTGTCCAGAAAGCAGCAGCAGCCATATTGAATGTCATATTTGACAGGAATTTTTACAATTTTTCCCATGCATTCAGAAAAGGTCGGAGCCAACACATGGCAATCAAAGATTTACGTGAGCAATGCTTGAAGCAGAATATCAGCTGGATAGTAAGCGCAGATATTACAGGACTATTTGACAATATTAATCACGAGTTACTTAAAGACATGATACGTCGGAGAGTAAGTGACGGCGGAATGATTCGCCTGATAGGGAAGTGGTTGAATGCAGGCGTAATGGAGGAAGGCAACCTGACGTACTCTGAAACGGGCACTCCACAGGGAGGAGTAATTTCCCCTGTGCTCAGTAATATCTTTCTTCATTCAGTAGTGTCCGGTTAGGTTTTTGCATGTTATATGGGATAAAAAAATTAGAAAAATGTTCATTTTTTACTTGACAAACCAAATAAAAATTTTTTATCGTTTTGTTATAAAATTATAATTATAACAAGGAGTTAAGACAAAAATGGACATATTCAATATCCCAAAAAAGAATTTTAATCCCCAATCTCATGCTCGATTTCTCAAACCTTTGCAAAAGATTTTTCCTGACACGCCACAGCTTAAATCCCGAGGTCACAGGCCATTGAAAATGACTTTTGAAGATCAGCTTCACGCACTGATATTTTTCCATCTACAAGAACATGAATCAGCTCGTGATCTTATTCAACACCTTAAAGAAGACGATTTTGCCAAAGAATGTGTCGCTCCAGATGGAGGGATCAGTCGTAGCAGTTTTTCCGAAATTATCAATTCTCGAGGGCTTGAACAGCTTGAATATGTTTTTCAAGCTCTTTGCAGCCAGGCACAAAATGCTTTACCATCAAATTATTCAGATCTCGGTGAACTCGTTTCCATTGATGGATCTTTAATTGATGCAGTTCTGTCCATGTACTGGGCTGATTACAGAAAAGGCGCTAAAAAAGCAAAAGGCCATTTCGGCTTTGATGTCAATCGCAAGATTCCTATAAAAATTCATCTGACAAATGGAAATGGCGCTGAACGCCCCTTTGTCAGGTCTATCCTTACAAAAGGCCAAACAGGAATCATGGATCGGGGGTATCAATCACATAAGGATTTTGATCTTCTTCAGGATGAAAAAAAACATTTTGTTTGCCGCATCAAAGCGAAAACAACAAGAACTATTATCAAAGAGCAGCCTGTTGATCCCGACAGCTATATTTTTTATGATGCTGTGGTTCTTCTTGGCACTCCTGGGGTAAACCAGACCAGAAAGCCGGTTCGACTGGTTGGTTATAAAATTGCCGGTGTCAAATATTTTGTGGCAACTGATCGTTATGACCTTACAGCCGAGCAGGTTGCAACCGTTTATAAGCTTAGATGGGATATCGAAACTTTTTTCAAATGGTGGAAGAAACATTTAAAAGTGTACCACTTGATTGCTCACAGTAGATATGGCCTGATGGTTCAAATCCTTGCGGGGTTAATAACCTACCTGCTTATGGCCATATACTGCCATGAACAGTTTAATGAACCTGTATCAATAAAGAGGATTCGTCAGCTTAGAAATACCATCCAGAACGAATTACGTACTGACGAAAAAAACGTATGGTCTAATAATCTGATTATCAAAGAGCAAATGCTATATGCAAAAACTTAACCGGACACTACTGTTCTTCATTATGTTTTAGATGACTGGTACGTGAAAGAAGTGATCCCCCGGATGAAAGGGAGATGCTCCATCATACGCTGGGCGGATGATTTCATCCTCGGGTTCGAGTATGAAAAAGACGCATTGCGTGTCATGGATGTATTACCCAGGCGGTTCGAACAGTTCGAGCTGTCACTTCACCCGGAAAAGACAAAACTGATTCGATTTTCCAAACGCATTAGCGGAAAGGGAAACGGGACGTTTGATTTTTTAGGGTTTACATTTTACTGGTCAAAATCATTAAAAGGGTACATGGTAATAAAGAAAAAGACGGCAAGAAAGCGTTCAAGCCGTTTTATGAAGAGAATATGGATATGGTGCAAGGATAACCGTCATAAGCCAATGGCCGAGCAGTATGAGATTCTTTGCAGTAAACTGCGAGGTTTTTACCAGTACTTTGGAGTAATAAGTAACTACAAAGTGCTGGAAGTTGTGTTTGAATATACTGAGAAAGCATGGCGTCGATGGTTAAGCCGAAGAAGTCACAAGGGCGAAGTAATGTTCGAGGACTTGCGCACAACATACCCACTGCCATTACCCAGAATAGTCCATAATATTTGATGCCGTAAGGGCTGCAAAGTTATACGCCAAACGGGGTGTCGCCTGTTTGGTTGATAATCCGGTAAAAAGGATTTGAACCGAGGAACCGTATGAGGGAAATCTTCACGTACGGGTCTGTAGGGGGGGCGTCGGGTAACCGATGCTCCTACCTGGAACGCTGACCCCAAGCACGATGGCGTTTTATTAAAAATTATTAATTAAAACCAGCTTCATACCTATTAAGGGTGTTGCAAAGATTGCTATTATCGGTAGTTAAAACAAATAGTTACGCCATAATGGAAAAATGGGGTTTTTCTGGGTTAACTAATTGATTTTATTATCAAAGTTTTTTTACTTTGCAACACCCTTCTATTATGAAATCTGATTGCTCTACCTGCTTGGGGCATGTGAGCTTGGTCGTTGGACAAATATAAAATGAAATCTAAAAAGCTCCTTATCTTTATTATTCTGTCATGGTTGCTATTAATTACAGCATCCTTTTTGTGGAGTTACACAAGCGCAAGGAATGAGCAAAAAAACATTGCCTTTCAGACCGCAAGAAGTTTTTTTGAGCACATTGTGATAACCCGCCTCTGGAATGCGCGTCACGGTGGTTTGTATGCCCCGATTACCGAAAAAACATTACCAAACCCATACCTTGATGTACCGATGAGGGATATTCCGGTAAATGACAATTTGACTCTGACAAAGATAAATCCTGCGTTTATGACCAGACAGATTTCTGAAATTGCCAAAGAACTTGATGGCGTCAGTAGTGTCCGGTTAAGTTTTTGCATATAGCATTTGCTCTTTGATAATCAGATTATTAGACCATACGTTTTTTTCGTCAGTACGTAATTCGTTCTGGATGGTATTTCTAAGCTGACGAATCCTCTTTATTGATACAGGTTCATTAAACTGTTCATGGCAGTATATGGCCATAAGCAGGTAGGTTATTAACCCCGCAAGGATTTGAACCATCAGGCCATATCTACTGTGAGCAATCAAGTGGTACACTTTTAAATGTTTCTTCCACCATTTGAAAAAAGTTTCGATATCCCATCTAAGCTTATAAACGGTTGCAACCTGCTCGGCTGTAAGATCATAACGATCAGTTGCCACAAAATATTTGACACCGGCAATTTTATAACCAACCAGTCGAACCGGCTTTCTGGTCTGGTTTACCCCAGGAGTGCCAAGAAGAACCACAGCATCATAAAAAATATAGCTGTCGGGATCAACAGGCTGCTCTTTGATAATAGTTCTTGTTGTTTTCGCTTTGATGCGGCAAACAAAATGTTTTTTTTCATCCTGAAGAAGATCAAAATCCTTATGTGATTGATACCCCCGATCCATGATTCCTGTTTGGCCTTTTGTAAGGATAGACCTGACAAAGGGGCGTTCAGCGCCATTTCCATTTGTCAGATGAATTTTTATAGGAATCTTGCGATTGACATCAAAGCCGAAATGGCCTTTTGCTTTTTTAGCGCCTTTTCTGTAATCAGCCCAGTACATGGACAGAACTGCATCAATTAAAGATCCATCAATGGAAACGAGTTCACCGAGATCTGAATAATTTGATGGTAAAGCATTTTGTGCCTGGCTGCAAAGAGCTTGAAAAACATATTCAAGCTGTTCAAGCCCTCGAGAATTGATAATTTCGGAAAAACTGCTACGACTGATCCCTCCATCTGGAGCGACACATTCTTTGGCAAAATCGTCTTCTTTAAGGTGTTGAATAAGATCACGAGCTGATTCATGTTCTTGTAGATGGAAAAATATCAGTGCGTGAAGCTGATCTTCAAAAGTCATTTTCAATGGCCTGTGACCTCGGGATTTAAGCTGTGGCGTGTCAGGAAAAATCTTTTGCAAAGGTTTGAGAAATCGAGCATGAGATTGGGGATTAAAATTCTTTTTTGGGATATTGAATATGTCCATTTTTGTCTTAACTCCTTGTTATAATTATATTTTATAACAAAACGATAAAAAATTTTTATTTGGTTTGTCAAGTAAAAAATGAACATTTTTCTAATTTTTTTATCCCATATAACATGCAAAAACCTAACCGGACACTACTGTGATGGCGTACAATTTCATATTACCAGTCTCAAGCCTATTCGTCCGCAAAACAAGCCGATTGCAAGAGAAAAACAATTTTTAAGAAAATTTGAACAAGGTGTAAAAGAAAAAGGAGTGTTTATCCAAAAAGGAGGGAAAATATACTATTTTTATATGGGTCCTTTAATAACTAAAAAGGCTTGTTTGAAATGTCATGCCGGGCAGGGATACAAGGAAGGGGATATCAGAGGTGGTATCAGTGTAACAGTACCTTTCGTTATGAACATCCCACTCTTACCTCTGTTGATTGGGCATATTTCCATAGCTTTTATAGGTATACTGGGCATCATCATTGCGGAAAAAAAAATAACTCAAGCTTATGAAACAATACAAAAACAGGCTGTAATTGATGCTTTGACAGGGATTCCGAATCGTAGAAGTTTTTCTGAAACTTTATTAAAAGAAATTGGGCGCAGCCATAGAAATCAGAACCCCTTATCCGTTATAATGTGCGATATAGATAATTTTAAAATTTATAATGATACTTATGGTCATATCAAAGGAGACATGTGTTTACAAAAAGTAGCTCAAGCGATAAAAGCATGTATCAAAAGATCCAGTGATTTCTGTGCTCGCTATGGCGGTGAAGAATTTGTTGTTTTACTGCCCAACACACCTCTTGATGACGCAATTTTTGTTGCGGAGATGATACGGTCAGATATTGAAAAAATGAAAATTTTGAGCAAGAATTCCTTGCCGGCAGGAATTGTAACCTTGAGCCTGGGTGTATCAAGCACGGAAGGGAACACCGTGTTTGAGCCTGAAACTATAATCAAGAATGCTGATACGGCACTGTACAAGGCCAAAGAACAAGGTCGAAATCAAGTCCAATCTTTTAGAGAAATTACATGATCTTGTCCAACAATCACATGCACTCGGACAGCAAAAAGCGCCGCTCGTTCCTCGCTCTACTTTTTGCTGCCGGTGATGTTAAACGTTATGGTTTCATCGGTGCTTAGGTATTTATCGAAATAATCAGCTCAATTTAAAAAATTAATATTAGATATTCCTATGATAAAAATGTTAAACTCAAACTCTCCAAATGGAGAGAGTAAGGTACTCCCCATTGTCAAGACAAAAAACAAGGTTTTTTAAGGTGCGCTTTTGAGCTATAAATAATCCTGAAAATTAAAAAAATAATAGTAAATAAAAAAAATATGTTTCTGTTTATCATAAAAATGTTCATAAACAACTTAACTAATTGATTTAATAAATAATAATACCATTCTAAAATGTTCATAACTTATTGATAAAATGTTTATAACTTTTTTGTATCTCATTAACATACTGTTAAAATTCAATATTAATATGTTTATAACTTATGCCGCACGTTGAATAGGGCATTCACCAAAATATATTATTTTTACAACCTCACATTGATCACCATTGCTGATAAATCTTGCCTGTTACTTCCTTTAATTTGTCCGATCTTAACTATCAATTTCGTAATCATCCGGCAAATTCAAAAAATCTTTTTTCGCCAATTGACTCTCAATTAAATAACCAATTTGACCATTCCTCTTGAGCTGTGAAATCATCCACTGTGGTAATCTAATTGTCACAAGCTCTCGTTTCAAATGGTCTGGTTTCTTTTTTCGACCAGCCCCTGCACGTTTTCCTCCTCTCATTTTTTTACCTCCAAAACATATAGCATGTTGAATTAAGTGTAACGCTATTCAAAAAATCATCCTAAAAATACGCTATATATTTGATTAGCGTTATGCAATATTCAAATAAACTCTACTACCAACTGATTATGTGTTGGATAGTACGCTTTTATCTTGTTTGCAGCAGGAAACATTTTTTATAATATCAATACGACTTAATGGTATTCTAATTAATTATACAAAGTGGTTCTGAAATTACCCTGGAAAAGTTTTAAAATATATCTCTGCCGGGGTCTGGTAATCCAAAGATTGATGGAGTCGTTCATTATTGTAAAAGCCAAAATATTCTCCAATGTTTTGAATAGCCTCCCTGACGGTCTCATAATTGTGAAGATAAACACGTTCATATTTCACGGTACGCCAAAGGCGCTCTACGAAAATGTTATCCAGAGCACGGCCCCGGCCGTCCATGCTGATCTTCACATCGGCTTTTTTTAAAACGCCGGTAAAGGCATCACTGGTAAACTGACTGCCTTGATCCGTGTTAAAAATCTTAGGTTTTGCAATTTTTAAGGCACCCTGTAAGGCTTTTATACAAAAATCCTTATCCAATGTGGTTGAAAATTCGTAGCTCAGGACATACCGACTAAACCAGTCTATCACTGCTACAAGATAGATAAAACCTGAATTCAAACGGATATAGGTAATATCCGTTGACCACACCTGGTCAACTTGCTCAATGGAAACGCCTCGCAGCAAGTATGGATAAATTTTATGCTCTTTTGATGCTTTGCTCAAATTTGGTTTTGGATATATAGCTTCAAGTCCCATAAGCCGCATCAAACGTCTTATTCGTTTAGGATTAACAGTGTGCCCTTGTCGCTTTAATACGGCCGTCATTTTTTCAACACCGTAGAACGGATATCGGGTATATTCTTCGTCTATCAATCGCATGAGAGCCAGGTTATAGCTCTCATCTTTGCAGGATTGATAGTAATAGGTTGATCTGTTTATTCCCAAAAGATCACACTGGCGCATTACCGGTATCAAAGAATGATTCGGCTCAATGTATTGACGCTTTATATCAATTGAGAAGGTTAGATTTTTTTTTTAGCCAGTCCAATTCGACCTTTAATTGGCCGATTTGCTGGTAAAGCTCCGCCTGGAATTCTTCAGCGTCTTTTTCTTTTTTTTGACGCTTTTTTGAAAATATATCGGGCAATTCTTCTAATAGACGCTTTCGCCATTGATTTATTTGATTTGAATGAACTCCATATTCACTAGATAGTTGAGAAATCGTCTTTTCCTTTTTAACCGTTTCAAGCGCTACTTTAGCTTTGAATGATGCACTGTAATTTTTTCGAATTTTACCCATTGATGAGCCTCCTTTTTGTTGATCAGGATTGGGGTGTCCAAAAACTCA of Desulfosarcina sp. BuS5 contains these proteins:
- a CDS encoding type II toxin-antitoxin system YafQ family toxin, giving the protein MNLHYTTQFKKDYKRIKKQNKNLAKLRTVIEKLVTGQLLEPKYKDHQLSGNWKGHRDCYIEPDWIFIYRITADDLHLERTGSHSELFKK
- a CDS encoding type II toxin-antitoxin system RelB/DinJ family antitoxin is translated as MAKTAIIQTRVDPEIKQNAKMILKTLNISMSEAISMYLSQITLHKGIPFEIKIPNEVTAKTLRDAENGNELHKVDSVDELFQELDS
- a CDS encoding reverse transcriptase domain-containing protein; the encoded protein is MGDTQRLQTISTKNREIARTVACNSRPIEWGQPPVLTGGSSLIKIELLAQNNHELVFTSVVHRIDFDLLKQSFRKIRKSESAGVDKVTAKEYAENLDQNLYNLYERLRRGQYVASPVKRIWIDKEGGEKRPIGIPVLEDKIVQKAAAAILNVIFDRNFYNFSHAFRKGRSQHMAIKDLREQCLKQNISWIVSADITGLFDNINHELLKDMIRRRVSDGGMIRLIGKWLNAGVMEEGNLTYSETGTPQGGVISPVLSNIFLHSVVSG
- a CDS encoding IS4 family transposase; this translates as MDIFNIPKKNFNPQSHARFLKPLQKIFPDTPQLKSRGHRPLKMTFEDQLHALIFFHLQEHESARDLIQHLKEDDFAKECVAPDGGISRSSFSEIINSRGLEQLEYVFQALCSQAQNALPSNYSDLGELVSIDGSLIDAVLSMYWADYRKGAKKAKGHFGFDVNRKIPIKIHLTNGNGAERPFVRSILTKGQTGIMDRGYQSHKDFDLLQDEKKHFVCRIKAKTTRTIIKEQPVDPDSYIFYDAVVLLGTPGVNQTRKPVRLVGYKIAGVKYFVATDRYDLTAEQVATVYKLRWDIETFFKWWKKHLKVYHLIAHSRYGLMVQILAGLITYLLMAIYCHEQFNEPVSIKRIRQLRNTIQNELRTDEKNVWSNNLIIKEQMLYAKT
- a CDS encoding reverse transcriptase domain-containing protein, with the translated sequence MKEVIPRMKGRCSIIRWADDFILGFEYEKDALRVMDVLPRRFEQFELSLHPEKTKLIRFSKRISGKGNGTFDFLGFTFYWSKSLKGYMVIKKKTARKRSSRFMKRIWIWCKDNRHKPMAEQYEILCSKLRGFYQYFGVISNYKVLEVVFEYTEKAWRRWLSRRSHKGEVMFEDLRTTYPLPLPRIVHNI
- a CDS encoding IS4 family transposase; this translates as MDIFNIPKKNFNPQSHARFLKPLQKIFPDTPQLKSRGHRPLKMTFEDQLHALIFFHLQEHESARDLIQHLKEDDFAKECVAPDGGISRSSFSEIINSRGLEQLEYVFQALCSQAQNALPSNYSDLGELVSIDGSLIDAVLSMYWADYRKGAKKAKGHFGFDVNRKIPIKIHLTNGNGAERPFVRSILTKGQTGIMDRGYQSHKDFDLLQDEKKHFVCRIKAKTTRTIIKEQPVDPDSYIFYDAVVLLGTPGVNQTRKPVRLVGYKIAGVKYFVATDRYDLTAEQVATVYKLRWDIETFFKWWKKHLKVYHLIAHSRYGLMVQILAGLITYLLMAIYCHEQFNEPVSIKRIRQLRNTIQNELRTDEKNVWSNNLIIKEQMLYAKT
- a CDS encoding diguanylate cyclase — encoded protein: MNIFLIFLSHITCKNLTGHYCDGVQFHITSLKPIRPQNKPIAREKQFLRKFEQGVKEKGVFIQKGGKIYYFYMGPLITKKACLKCHAGQGYKEGDIRGGISVTVPFVMNIPLLPLLIGHISIAFIGILGIIIAEKKITQAYETIQKQAVIDALTGIPNRRSFSETLLKEIGRSHRNQNPLSVIMCDIDNFKIYNDTYGHIKGDMCLQKVAQAIKACIKRSSDFCARYGGEEFVVLLPNTPLDDAIFVAEMIRSDIEKMKILSKNSLPAGIVTLSLGVSSTEGNTVFEPETIIKNADTALYKAKEQGRNQVQSFREIT
- a CDS encoding IS3 family transposase (programmed frameshift), with the protein product MGKIRKNYSASFKAKVALETVKKEKTISQLSSEYGVHSNQINQWRKRLLEELPDIFSKKRQKKEKDAEEFQAELYQQIGQLKVELDWLKKKLTFSIDIKRQYIEPNHSLIPVMRQCDLLGINRSTYYYQSCKDESYNLALMRLIDEEYTRYPFYGVEKMTAVLKRQGHTVNPKRIRRLMRLMGLEAIYPKPNLSKASKEHKIYPYLLRGVSIEQVDQVWSTDITYIRLNSGFIYLVAVIDWFSRYVLSYEFSTTLDKDFCIKALQGALKIAKPKIFNTDQGSQFTSDAFTGVLKKADVKISMDGRGRALDNIFVERLWRTVKYERVYLHNYETVREAIQNIGEYFGFYNNERLHQSLDYQTPAEIYFKTFPG